One window of Mauremys mutica isolate MM-2020 ecotype Southern chromosome 20, ASM2049712v1, whole genome shotgun sequence genomic DNA carries:
- the GDF11 gene encoding growth/differentiation factor 11 has translation MSVRRSPLFLCALALAVALAPGEVVEKGAGGGQPPPGPEAEEPGCPVCLWRKHSKELRLETIKSQILSKLRLKEAPNITREVVNQLLPKAPPLQQILDLHDFQGDAFPQDEYLEEDEYHATTETVLSMAQHTDPVVQIEGNPHCCYFNFSPKIMFTKVVKAQLWVYLRPVQHTSTVYLQILRLKPVTEEGSRHIRIRSLKIDLHSRLGHWQSIDFKHVLQNWFKQPQNNWGIEINAFDPNGNDLAVTSLGPGAEGLHPFMELRVLENNKRSRRNLGLDCDEHSTESRCCRYPLTVDFEAFGWDWIIAPKRYKANYCSGQCEYMFMQKYPHTHLVQQANPRGSAGPCCTPTKMSPINMLYFNDKQQIIYGKIPGMVVDRCGCS, from the exons ATGTCGGTGCGCAGGTCCCCGCTCTTCCTGTGCGCCCTGGCGCTGGCCGTGGCGCTGGCCCCGGGGGAGGTGGTGGAGAAAGGGGCCGGCGGCGGGCAGCCCCCCCCGGGGCCCGAGGCGGAGGAGCCGGGCTGCCCCGTCTGCCTGTGGCGGAAGCACAGCAAGGAGCTGCGGCTGGAGACCATCAAGTCGCAGATCCTGAGCAAGCTGCGGCTCAAGGAGGCGCCCAACATCACCCGGGAGGTGGTGAACCAGCTGCTGCCCAAGGCGCCCCCGCTGCAGCAGATCCTGGACTTGCACGACTTCCAGGGGGACGCGTTCCCGCAGGACGAGTACCTGGAGGAGGACGAGTACCACGCCACCACCGAGACCGTCCTCAGCATGGCCCAGCACA cgGACCCGGTGGTGCAGATAGAGGGGAACCCCCACTGCTGCTACTTCAACTTCAGCCCCAAGATCATGTTCACCAAGGTGGTGAAGGCCCAGCTGTGGGTGTACCTGCGGCCCGTGCAGCACACCTCCACCGTCTACTTGCAGATCCTGCGCCTCAAGCCCGTCACCGAGGAGGGCAGCCGCCACATCCGCATCCGCTCCCTCAAGATCGACCTGCACTCCCGCCTCGGCCACTGGCAGAGCATCGACTTCAAGCACGTGCTGCAGAACTGGTTCAAGCAGCCGCAGAACAACTGGGGCATCGAGATCAACGCCTTCGACCCGAACGGCAACGACCTGGCCGTCACCTCCCtcggccccggagcggaagggctG CATCCCTTCATGGAGCTCCGTGTGCTGGAGAACAACAAGCGCTCGCGGCGCAACCTGGGGCTGGACTGCGACGAGCACTCCACCGAGTCCCGCTGCTGCCGCTACCCGCTGACTGTTGACTTTGAGGCCTTCGGCTGGGACTGGATTATTGCCCCTAAGCGGTACAAAGCCAACTACTGCTCGGGCCAGTGCGAGTACATGTTCATGCAGAAGTACCCGCACACCCACCTGGTGCAACAGGCCAACCCCCGGGGCTCGGCCgggccctgctgcacccccaccAAGATGTCCCCCATCAACATGCTTTACTTCAATGACAAACAGCAGATTATCTACGGGAAGATCCCGGGCATGGTGGTCGACAGATGCGGCTGCTCTTAA